From the genome of Deltaproteobacteria bacterium, one region includes:
- a CDS encoding ATPase, translated as MTELQALATIGGAIALIGGLVGSAIGIAMAASAGLATLSEDSGQLRNVIVLASMPMTQSFYGLIILIIILTVVLAKIDVAGLGGGMGVLAIGIMAGFAEFFSAIYQGAVCSSGIALLPKTKGRILTASMMLAVFVELIGVLGLVFTIMALSILKLM; from the coding sequence ATGACTGAACTGCAAGCCTTGGCAACGATCGGTGGTGCGATAGCACTGATAGGGGGCCTGGTCGGATCGGCAATCGGCATCGCCATGGCCGCATCTGCCGGACTGGCGACGTTATCGGAAGATTCGGGCCAGCTCAGGAACGTTATCGTCCTGGCATCGATGCCGATGACGCAGAGCTTTTACGGCTTGATCATTCTTATCATTATTCTGACCGTTGTCCTCGCGAAAATAGACGTGGCGGGGCTCGGCGGCGGAATGGGGGTCCTGGCCATCGGGATCATGGCAGGGTTCGCAGAATTCTTCTCGGCCATATACCAGGGTGCCGTGTGCTCCTCGGGTATCGCTCTCCTTCCGAAAACAAAGGGCCGGATCCTGACGGCATCAATGATGCTCGCCGTGTTCGTCGAGTTGATCGGTGTTCTCGGCCTGGTCTTTACCATCATGGCACTGAGTATCCTCAAGCTTATGTGA